Genomic DNA from Mus musculus strain C57BL/6J chromosome 11, GRCm38.p6 C57BL/6J:
tcacttgatctttgacaagggagctaaaaccatccagtggacaaaaagacagcattttcaacaaatagtgctggcacaactggcggctatcatgtagaagaatgtgaattgatccattcctatctccttgtactaaggtcaaatctatgtggattaaggaactccacataaaaccagagacactgaaacttatagaggagaaagtagggaaaagcctcgaagatatgggtacagggggaaagttcctgaatagaacagcaatggcttgtgcagtaatattgagaatcgataaatgggacctcataaagttgcaaagcttctgcaaggcaaaagacaccgtcaacaaaacaaaaagatcaccaacagattgggaaaggatctttacctatcctaaatcagataggggactaatatccaatatatataaagaactcaagaaggtggactccagaaaatcaaataaccccattaaaaaatggggctcagagctaaacaaagaattctcacctgaggaataccgaatggcagagaagcacctgaaaaaatgttcaacatccttaatcatcagggaaatgcaaatcaaaacaaccctgagattccacctcacaccagtcagaatggctaagatcaaaaattcaggtgacagcagacgctggcaaggatgtggagaaagaggaacactcctccattgttggtgggattgcaggcttgtacaaccactctggaaatcagtctggtggttcctcagaaaattggacatcgtactaccggaggatccagcaatacctcttctgggcatatatccagaagatgtcccaaccggtaagaaggacacatgctccactatgttcatagcagccttatttataatagccagaagctggaaagaacccagatgcccctcaacagaggaatggatacagaaaatgtggtacatttacacaatggagtactactcagctattaaaaagaatgtatttatgaaattcctaggcaaatggatggacctggagggcatcattctgagtgaggtaaccctatcacaaaggaactcacacattaagcactcactgataagtggatattagcccagaaacttaggatacccaagatataagatacaatttgctaaatgcatgaaactcaagaagaacgaagaccaaagtgtggacactttgccccttcttagaactaggaacaaaacacccatggaaggagttacagagtcaatatttggagctgtgacgaaaggatggaccatctagagactgccatatccagggatccatcccataatcagcttccaaatgctgacaccattgcacacactagcaagattttgctgaaatgacccagatagagctctctcttgtgagactatgccggggcctagcaaacacagaagtggatgctcacagtcagctattggatggatcacagggcccccagtggaggagctagagaaagtacccaaggagctaaagggatctgcaaccctataggtgcaacaacattatgaactaaccagtaccccagagctcttgactctagctgcatatgtatcaaaagatggcctagtcagccatcactggaaagagaggccctttggacttgcaaactttatataccccagtacaggggaatgccagggccaaaaagtgggagtgggtgggtaggggagtgggggagacgGTATggggaatttttgggatagcattggaaatgtaaatgaggaaaatacctaataaaaatatttttaaaaattgacaaaCTCTTGGCTAGATATCAAAAAAGAGAACTCTAAACAATTAAACCTATTCAAgataaaactggaaatgaaaaaaaaaaagagatcactATGAGAAACAATAGACCAACGAACTGGATGACCTAGACAAAGTGGACAGGTCCTTTAATACATTCAGCTTAGCATGACTGAATCATAAAGAAATATAAAGCCTTAACAGATCAATAGAAATCAAtgagattaaataaataattcaaaaagcATCTCATCAAACAAATACCCAGTACCAGATGGCTCACTGTTAAATTATACCAAACTTAATAATGAACTATTATCGAACCTTCCTTAATTATCccagaaaaaatgaaaagaagaaaattcttcCAGCTTGACTCTGTAAGTCCAGAATTACCCTAATAACAAAACtaggtaaatacacacacacacacacacacacacacacacacacacaaaatcatatgCCAATATTGCTGATGAACATAAGCACAATCATTTTCAGTACAACGGTAGCAAATCAAATCCAATGCTACATTAAATGTATATCACCCATGACAAAACTGATTCCCCAGACTGCAAGAATGAGTCAATACACATCAATCACATCACAAACACCAATGAAACAGCGAACCAGAAAGCATATGATGACGGCCTTATTGGGTTAGCTTGTCCAGCCTGGATATGAGGACTTTTGCCTTGTCTTGTTGTATCGTATTTTGTCTTGTTCGGTTGTTGTCTCttgaaggcctgctcttttctgaaccaaaacagaggaggagtggaaCTGGGGAAGAAGGGATGAGGTGGGGAGATagaaagaaagtagggagggGAAATTGTGGTTGGGATGCAATGtaagagagaagaatctattttcaagataaattaatttatataaaatatattatttcaacacattaaaaactataaaaattcaTCAGTTCTTTAAGATAAAATCTCTGGACAAATTAGCTATAGAAATGTACCCCACACATAATAAGTCATACATGTTAAGTATACACACTGGGTattgaatgggaaaaaaaactgtttccTCCACAAGGTCTAGAAGTCAATGATGGCTCCTTTTAGAACTTTGACTGAACATAATACTAGATGTCTTAGTGAAAGCATTCAAGCAAGAAAAGTAAATTAAAGTTCATCCAAATTAAATATGAGGACAACTAAATTATTACTATTGGACTATAACGTCACTTTATGTAATTAAAAAGCTTTAAAAGTTCACCAaaagaactattaaaaataataagttcCTCAAAGTCACAGGACAAACTGAACATCCAGTGGCAGAGCTGATGCAGGCTTTCTCATTGCCAAGacacttccctttcttctctctctctctctctctctctctctctctttctctctcgcaTGTGAGCATTTTTCTAgagttttttaattggatattttctttatttacatttcaaatgctatacccctTCTAGGTTTCCCTGCCCCAGAAGCTGCCTAtccaatcccccctccccctgcttctatgagggtgttccctgcccccccccccaacacacacactccaaccGTCCTGCCCTCGAATTctgctacactggggcatcaaaccttcacaggaccagggcctctcctcccactgatacctGGGTCCCATGAGCAAGTAAGAAGTTTTATTTGAGAATAATGAGTAAGTCAGATTGGTCAGGCAGAGCATGGGGAATAGAGAACTATGGACTTCAGGGCAGATCTTAGAGGGATAGTCTATTAATTATAATTGGTGCAATAGGTCCCAGAGGGCTCCAAGACCACATATGCTCAACAATTCGTTCCCCATACATTGTCATCAAAGAATATGCATATGAATACATAGTCAAGAAATGCTGTCACACTATGCCAGTGTAGTTTGGGAATAAGAAAGAAGTTGATGGCACTCTGTCATCCTTGTTTTCATCTCTGATGAAAGCACACAGCATCAGCACTCTATGCTATGGAGGGAAGAACATTTACTATCATGATTTATCTGAGACAGAAGCTCTGACCAGAGTCCTTGGTGGGATCAAGATCAAAGAGAAAACAGACTTTGAGACATCAGTAGCTGTCACCAGTCACTGGTGAGCATCACTCTTCCTTTATAGTCAACAGAATTGTTGGAGGAATTGTTGTGGAATTACAGGTAAGTGCTGAAAGGTGAACTACTCAGGATACATTGTTAAAATGTAGAAAGAGATGTTATACTGTGCAATTAACTCTTGTGTATGGTAGTAATATGATACTGCCATATATGATATCCAAGGAAATTCCAAACACCAGACCCAAATGACAAAGAATAGAGGTTCTCTTGGAGTTATTGAAATAAATCGGAATTTTTTGGAGGAGTAGTTAACAGGGGGAAACTTTTTCCAGACTGAGGCAGTCACAATGAAAAataggaatatttttatttcgGTCTTTGAATGTCAATTATGTTGACTATACTCTATATGTTTTCTCTAGTAGAAATATAAGTGGGTTGCTACTAGATAGACAAGTCTTGCAGAAGATCTTCCCAAAGATTCTTAGGATACTATGGGAAACCCTGTGCTCTATTGTTTAGAAGAAATAGTAACCACATCAGGCAATGACTGACTGTGTAACATAACAGTTAAGAATGGAAACTGGTCAAAggatgtgtttatgcatgtgtatgcgtgagtgtgtgtgtgtgtgtgtgtgtgtgtgtgtgtgtgtgtgtatccaaccacaatttcccctccttcttctcctcccagtccatcACTCTGTTCCCTATTCACTCCCCCTCCATTtatcttcagaaaaggggaggcctcccatggatatcaaacaGTGCTGGTATATCAAGTTTCAAtaagattaggtgcatcctctccaactgaggctaGATGAGGCAATCCAATAGAAGGAAAGGGTCCCaaaaagcaggcaacagagtcagagacagtccctgttcccactgttaggagccccacatgaagaccaagctaaacAACTGTAACATATGTACAGTTGAAGGATGCTTTAACCCCTAGTTAAGTTGAATAGTTAAGTCTCCCAAACACAATAAAAAGCCACAGCTACAGGCATAATGAGAGGAAGTAAAACTATATTCCACTCCAAGAGCATGTGATCAAACGTCAAATTTAGATAGGTTAGGAAAGAATTTGTGGAACTACATTTGCTCAGAGAGAAGATGAAATTGCATAGCTAGATGTTAGTCCCCATGCAATCAAACAATATAATTTAGTTAGTGGACTTGACTAGAAGATGTAGAGCTGCATCTTGtaggaaaataatttaaacatgGTTGTTAACCATATTTGTTATCCTTTAATATCATAATAGACATATTGAAAGTACACACAGGAATTTGGCATAAGTAATCACTGGCTTTTGTAATACAACTCAAAAGTCTGTGTGCCACCCAGGTCAGTGGCAAGAGAccaattttaaaatagaagtaaGAGTATGAAAGTAGAGAGTACTCATTGGAACACACCAAATCACCAATAGTCTTTCATCAATGCAGAAACATTTTAGAGTATCCTAGAGAGGCATCTTACACCCTTTGAGAGAACAGGAAGTTTTAAAGTTGCCTGTGTATCCATCCCTTCTTTTACAGACAAGCTGCTTTTAGAAAGCTTCATTCGTCTTTCAAGTGTTCGTGGCAAGTCACATTTGCCTTCCTGTAATTGTACTCCTGGGTTGCAGTTGTAGGAAAAGAGCAAGGAGATTCTGTAGCTTTTTCCACAGGACACATGTATTCTCACTGGTGCAACGAATCATAGCTATCTTTAGAAGATCTTTTCGCAGGTTCTAATGCTCCATTTGAAACACCTGTTTCTCAGGTAAGAAGTTGAAAGATGGTCTCTCAGTTTCACTCTCCTTTGATTCTAGATGTTTAGTCAATGATCTACAGCCAGGAATATGTATAATAGCCAGTTCTCTAGGTGATGGTGCAGAATATTCAGTAAATGTGAAGTTATGAGATAATAACTTGTAACATCCAAAGATGGATGAGATTATCATGTGCAACATCTGAAATCAGTTATATCTGCCAAGTATAACCTCTGCCTTCATCAATAAATAGGGCAGGATATTTTCAAGCAACAATCTCTGCTTGAGGAATAGAACACTGGAAAACATCCATTTTCCTCAGTATCTTGAGACTCATCAGTTGGAGGGAGGTCTTCGTACATCCATATATTTTCTAATGCATCCCCTCTACCACCTCTCACCCACATGCACAAGGCTCTCATAAGAAGGCTCATCTATGCCCAAGTCCTGAACCAGTTTGACCACAGTCAAAACATAACTTGGTTAAACTGTAGAATTAAAAATGTTTGACAGCTGAGCAaaactcatatgaactcacagagactgaatcggTAATCATAGGGTTCACACAGGTCTGTACAGGTCCTcagaatgtatatgtgtatatgtgtgtttgtgtgtgtgtgtgagagagagagagagagagagagagagagagagagagagagagagagagaaagagagagagatgttttatTGTTACCTCTTAGAAGTCTATTATTTTCTAGTGACAGAGAGAAATGGATCTGGGTGGATaggaaaggaggtggggaggaactgggaggagagagggaagggaaactgaatACAGTTTATATTGTATAAGTAatgaatatatgtttaataaggggatgaaacaaaagaaataatgtgTGAGGTGTACTAGAGGCCAAATTTATGTTCATATGATTAGAAGGTTACAGTTCCCACTCAAGAAAGGAAGTATTTTTCAGGAGTAATTTTATTGTCCTAATTATCATATGTGGACATGAATCAGACCCTAGCTACTAGGCACCAAGAAGATTGAAGAGGGGGAAAATGTATAAAACATTGGAAAGGTGTCGTAACTCCAGCGACTGGATCCCGAGGCACATGGGCAGTGCACAGAGAGCAAGGAGAACTCTGCTGGATGCAGGGAGTCACTAGGCAGTCATGGGTGAGAATCATCATGACACCACAGATGGACTTAGACAATAAACACATAGGCAGTCGTGCAGGGTCCAATGCCTCAGGTAGGAAAAAAAAGGTCAACCTGATAGAACATGGAGAGAAAAAGTTACAGTATTGTATAGGCTTGGGGCTGCCAGTTTGCACACCACATTCCAAGTAAAAGATTAGATTTTGgctggttcagcagttaagagcattgactgctctttcagaggtcctgggttcaattctcagaaaatacacggtgggtcacaaccatctgtaatgaaatccagatatctggtatgtctaaagacagctacagtgtactcatatgaagtagataaattaattaattaattagttaattaatcttttttaaataaaagactaGATTCCAAGGAAGCAGAATCCATTATCATCTTATCAGCACTCCTAGATTATCTTTCAAAATTCAGAGAACATTTGACCACGTGGTGCCCTTTCctaactgatacatctacaacacaattcCTGCACGAAATGTGAAGGGAAGTTCATGGCAAAGAAgttagaaagattgtaaaagccagaggaccaAGAAGTATGCATTTAGATTGTGCTTTCTAGCTATGACCATAAAATATCAACATCACGGCTGTCTAAAATGTTCACATGACAGCATAGATGGGAAAAATTCACAAGATCCACCCCTAAATGCAGAGCTTAAcaactgctaaaaaaaaaattagtctccCCCATGGATAAGGTATCTGATTGATTATCCAATactaaatggtcagccctaaaaacatgTACACACTGTTAATAGCAAACAGACTCAGTAGCTTATATGTCCATTTcttttacttgtatgtatatatgacagtaatggcttcaaaaaaggccatgaatttggggAGGAGTTGATGACaagcaagagagaaggaaaacgAGGGAGTCaatgatgtgattatattttaatgaaataaaaagactaagaaaaatgaaatttccttCACCTACACTTACTCTCCTTATTCTTTCCCTTCATATACATCCGCTTCACTTTGTTTTTCTTCGAACTACTTCTGGTGATGTTTCTCCCAGGGCAAATTATTCAAACGTAAACTATATTCATTTATTGTTTAGCATAGAAAGTATttctcattcctttctttctgattAAAGGTTAATTTTTCGTACAATTGTTAAAGTAGATATTATTTTAGAGCAGTTTAACTCACAGCAGTGTTTACGGAAattgtctgtttattctttgtccCCAATCTGACAAACATAAGCATAGCCTTTCACATTATCAACAGCCTGAACCAGATTGTCCCACTGGTCACAACTGAAACACCTACGTGGAGACATCCTTATTTCCCACACTACATGGGGTGTTTCAGTGTTGCTAGTTTTTGTGTTTCATGTCatacataaaaaaagaagaaatgccaAGACCAACATCAAAGTTCTCCTCTattctatttacattttgaaGTACTCATGAAAATCTTTGCCCATTTTCAGTTAATAGTTACATGTGATGTGAGATATgggcctctttctttccttctacaagTACATAACGAGTTTCCccaagacaaagaaataaaaagccaCTTTTGCTTTCATGAGGGacccaataataaaaacaagaaatacTCAAGACACAAAATCAACAGAAAAATGACAGAATTAATAGAGCTGACTTAAAATTtacaaacatataaaaaaaaaatcaaactgtgtCTCCAAACACAACCAactatcagaagaaaaaaaaatcagtgtcacTGTTTCATGCACAAgagaatgaaagaacaaaagCATCAACACAAAATCTTCTAAGTTGAGACTGAAACTTAGGTGAAAGcgctatatacaaatgacataatACCTTACAATATTTAGAGTTTCACCTCAGCAAATCAgcaaatggctttttaaaagaatcaatttttaatatctttcttatATATAGATTGTGTACTAATCTTTCTTCTCAGAACAAAATTAATTTCTATTGATTTTATAGGGAgaataaaatgtttcattttttaaaattgttatttaaaGTTGCTATGCCATGAACAAAGGCGATATTAAAGCACCATCCCTTCTTAGAATCATCTAAGATTTCATCAAAAGGAGCCactttttaattttgtctttacATTCACTCTCACCTCTACTGCTGAAGAGTTACAGTAGTAAGGCACAAAGGCACATTTAAAAGAATTGCAACACGTAgtgaaagagggagaaggaaacagTATGAGAAGAAAGGTCTGGAGAGGAGGGAGCATCTCATCTCAGGGGAGATGCTGAGAAGTGATAACATATTCATGATGGGGAGACTCGGCATACAGAacattgtgtttgtgtttttcccaACATGGAGCTGCAGGCTCTCAGTCCTTGTGACACATGACAGCTGGTCTTGAGCAGGATCTCAAAGACTCTTTTACTATCCGTTTGCACTGAGTTGCAGGAAGATGAGCAGCCAGGGGCAAGCCTGTGAACTCATCCTGGTTACTCCTTCCTCCTGCTCTACTGAAACACTTTGCACATAGACTAAGCAAAGGAACGAATAAGAGAAGTAGAGTGTCAAAGCTGGGTCATGGTTGTTTTGTATAAGAATTTAACAGCTGATTCCACCCTGGTGCTCTGGAGTCCTCAGGTAAAGACTGTGACAAAGGCAGTGAGTGCTACAGAGTTGAAAATATACTGGCCAGAGCATTGGGTAGCCTGAATTAAGTCATAAAACAAAGGGGCAAAGGAAAGTGTTTCTAGCAAAAACCACATAGCTGCTGCTCTAATCTTCTATGCACTATGTAAGAATAGAATTAAGGAAAGAAAACTCAGGCCTGAAGAGTAGAGCTGAGCTGGGTGGCAAAGCCTACAACTCTGGGGTGTATACAGAGCATTAGGGAGTATACTTTAATTCATATTTTGTGCACtgtgatagattttttttattcaaaagcCCAACCCCCTTCAGTACCAACAGCTAGATTCAGCCACTAATAGCAACAAGCCAACTAAAGGCAagaaacagtgagatgcagagAAAGGATATGGAGTCAGTGCATAGCAGGAAGAGGAGCAGACAAAGAAATCCAGTGACTAGATGTTCATCTTGAGGCTGAAGTTTAAGTAGAGAAAGAGGTGGAGCAAGATGAAATAACTAAGCAAGCACAGTTAAAGTGTGGTCCAGACATCATTGACTCAGTGCTGGTCCTGCAATGTAAGCCCATAAATTGATAATCTGTCAATAGTGGCTTTATTGGGAGATCGTTGTAGGAATAAGAGTAGCATCTCCACTGAAGATAATGTTTTACATTTCTATGGTGATCTTCGTTCCCACAGACCTTACTGCTCCTGGAATTCAAGCCGATGTTGAGTTTAGAATAGGAGCTGTCTGTGTCTCCAGCCTACAAAACCTGTGCAGAGTCAGAAGACATGAAGGGGAGTGAGAGCAGAATGAAGGCAGACACGCAAGGCTGTCATCTAGCTTTAACTGCTCTGTGAATCAAAGTGGGAAGTCAACTTAATTTAGCTCTGGACCATCTATGTGTCTGTTACAATAAGAAACATTTGATTGTCTTCTACAGTCTGTGAAAGGAGGGAGTGATGGGAAGTTTCAATCTCAGCTTAGAAGGTTTCCTGTTGGTAGGcttctcagactggcctcaactgGAACTTATCCTCCTGGTCTTCATTTCGATTTTCTACTCTCTTACCCTCTGTGGCAACATCACCATTATTGTTCTCACTCAACAAGACCTTCAtctgcacacacccatgtacttcttccttgcCCACCTCTCCTTCCTGGACCTCTGCTTCACCAGTAGCACTGTGCCCAAACTTCTAATCAGTCTTTCCCGAGGTGATCAGACTATCAGCTATGCTGGGTGCATGACCCAGTTCTTCATAGCACTCTTACTGGGTGGAACTGAGTGTGTGCTCCTTGTGGTGATGGCTTTCGACCGCTATGTCGCTGTGTGTCGTCCACTACACTACACCAGCATTATGCACCCCCTTCTCTGCCATGCATTGGCCATCTCCTCCTGGGTGGGAGGCCTTGTGAACTCTCTGACTCAGACAAGTCTCATCATGACCATACCTCTCTGTGGCCATCACCTGAACCACTTCTTCTGTGAGATGCTTGTTCTCCTGAAGCTGGCTTGTGAGGACACAGTGGGAACAGAGACCTACTTGTTTTGGGCTGGAGCTGTAATTTTGGTCTGTCCTGTAGCACTAATTCTAGGCACCTATGCACACATTGCTCATGCAGTGTTGAAGATCAAGTCAAGATCTGGGCGCAGAAAGGCTCTGGGAACTTGTGGGTCCCACCTtactgtggtttttcttttttatggctCAGCCATGTACACGTATCTCCAGCCTATCCACACGTATTCTGGTAGTGAAGGGAAGTTTGCTGCCCTCTTTTATACTATCATTACTCCAATGCTGAACCCTCTGATTTATACCCTAAGAAACAAGGATGTAAAGGGGGCTCTGTGCAAGGTACttgtaaaaggaaaaaaggagactAAGACTAGAAGAAAGATGGTTGAATAAATTATTGTATATCTCTCACACAGTCGAGAATTCTGTGCCCAACACACTTTCCCTTAGAAGTCAAACATAAAGAATTTCCTAGGTGGTGGTAAGGACTGCTTGAATATAGCTTCATAGAGACCTTCaaagaaagtaattttaaatggtattcttgaaactgaaaaaaaaacagatatccTTAAGAAGAAAACATTATAAGATATAAATCTCACTGCTAAAGTTAATTATACAAATCCAGACTGCTCTAATTATCATAAATAGTATGTAAGCCAATCACATCTTCTCTTGAAgactaaaatagaaaaagaaactaaaaatgaaTTTCACACTAagaaataaacaatataaaaacatGTAAACTACATTAGGAAATTTCCAAAATGTGTGTCATTTTTTAAGTTAGTACATTTTCTTTCTAGTTTGTCCTGGTCAAAAGATGTTTCTGCAAGGTGTATTGTAACCAAAACCCAAAATATCTGTTGTACTGAAAGTTATGAGAGTAATGAATGCTCACAACTGTAGTAATGTGCTTCAGAACAGGTAGGATACCTtcccctgggcagcacagtggagctgaccTTGGTGGTGTTGGCACAGGAGTGCTGATTCCAAAGGAATGAAAGTGGAAGAGCTGGCCCCATCCTCACCTTGGCAAAACCAGAGAGCTGATCCTGGTGTCACTGGCTTAGAAGAGCTGGTGGGCTGATCAATTCAGTTTCCACACAGGCTCAGACCCAGTGCTGAGTTGGCTGATCCCCACATCCACCCCATCTTTGAAttgctggagtgcatgaaggggccagtcctgcagatccaaagctgcaggatctccatggcaTAGGCAACACCTGGATATGTGAGAGGactcccagtgaggatccagtagtGATACAGTAGCAGAAGCAAGAAGCCTCAATCCAGActcttttagttagggttttactgctgtgaacagataccatgactaaggcagcTCTTACAAGGACAACGTTTTATTttggctgtcttacaggttcagaggttcagtccaattatcatcaaggcaggaacatggcagcatccaggcaaacatAGTGGaggaggagcttagagttctacagcttcatctgaaggctcctagcagaatactgacttccaggcagttaggataagggtcttaaagctcacatccACAATgtcacgcctactccaacaaggccacaccaactccaacagggccacaccttctaaaagtCCCACTTCCTGAGCTAAGTATACATCATACAGACCAATAACtgattgcaatgaacatttgcaaggaaagatgtatggacaaaagggtatattgtctgacacactgtgacacatcaCAGCTTCCATGGAGAgatgttttgaatttttgtttttcctttttttctttttccatttatatttttgttttcttggtggggGAATTGCAAAGAAAGAGAGTGGCTAAGAAGAACGGTGAGATGAGAGGGAGTATGATGCATGGTGTGAAAGtcacaaagaatcagtaaaaagTAAAAAACGAACTGGGGGGAGGAAgaactaaaacaacaaaagaaagtaaaTTACAAATGGCAT
This window encodes:
- the Olfr1384 gene encoding olfactory receptor 1384: MGSFNLSLEGFLLVGFSDWPQLELILLVFISIFYSLTLCGNITIIVLTQQDLHLHTPMYFFLAHLSFLDLCFTSSTVPKLLISLSRGDQTISYAGCMTQFFIALLLGGTECVLLVVMAFDRYVAVCRPLHYTSIMHPLLCHALAISSWVGGLVNSLTQTSLIMTIPLCGHHLNHFFCEMLVLLKLACEDTVGTETYLFWAGAVILVCPVALILGTYAHIAHAVLKIKSRSGRRKALGTCGSHLTVVFLFYGSAMYTYLQPIHTYSGSEGKFAALFYTIITPMLNPLIYTLRNKDVKGALCKVLVKGKKETKTRRKMVE